The Meriones unguiculatus strain TT.TT164.6M chromosome 13 unlocalized genomic scaffold, Bangor_MerUng_6.1 Chr13_unordered_Scaffold_45, whole genome shotgun sequence genome window below encodes:
- the LOC132651312 gene encoding vomeronasal type-2 receptor 26-like translates to MSLPLLCLSLLLQPVYASMEFPLFTCSYKGETNTYMEADVNLATFIPISIPLDLSQYLHILFDRKPTLLWKFDLSKWRNYQYLLTLYFAIEEINKDSNLLPNITLGFHIYNAFISNKITLEGLLMWLSGRSDYIPNYKCNTQHKALGIISGNKPEFSASIATLSELYNVPQVS, encoded by the exons GCATCGATGGAGTTTCCTCTGTTCACTTGTAGTTATAAAGGAGagaccaacacctacatggaggcagatgttaacctcgctacatttattcccatttccatcccacttgatctatCACAATACCTCCATATCCTTTTTGACAGAAAACCAACTCTACTATGGAAGTTcgacct atcgaaatggagaaactatcaatatttgctgaccttatactttgccatcgaagagatcaataaggactcaaacctgcttcccaatataacCTTGGGTTTCCACATCtataatgcttttatttctaacaaaataaccTTGGAGGGCcttctgatgtggctgtctggaaggagtgattatatccctaactacaagtgcaacactcaacacaaagctctaggaatcatatcaggaaacaagccagaattttctgcttcaattgcaacactttcagagctctacaatgtcccacaagtaagttag